In Nitratireductor mangrovi, the genomic window AACATCTGTCGCGCCATCCGCACCAGTTCTCCGGCGGGCAGCGCCAGCGCATCGCGATCGCGTCGGCGCTAGCGCTGCAGCCGAAGCTGATCGTGCTCGACGAGCCGGTCAGCGCGCTCGATGTTTCAACGCAGAACCAGATCATCAACCTGCTTTACGAACGTCGTGACGCGCTCGGCATCGCCTACCTGCTGATCGCCCACGACCTGGCGCTGGTGCACCACATCTCGGACCGCATCGCGGTCATGTATCTCGGCCACATCGTGGAGGAGGGGCCATCGGACCGGGTCTACAAGAACCCTGCGCATCCCTACACCAGGGCGCTGCTCGAGGCGGTGCCGCTGCTCGATCCCGAACGCCAGCGCGCGCGCCGGGCAAGCCGCAAGCTGCAGCCGGCGCAGGACATGCAGCGGATCGCCGACGTCGGTTGCCCCTACAAGAACCGCTGCCCGTTCGTCATGCCGCGGTGCCAGACGGAAATGCCGCCAGCTTACCCGGTGGACGGCGGCGGCGTCGCCAACTGCTTTCTCCTGGCGCCCGAGGTGGAGCAGAGCGCCAAACATACCAGGGAGCCGGAGCGCATCGCCTCATGACCGGTCCGCCGCGCTACCCCGCTTCCCCGCGCCCGGCGGCGGTCAAGCTCCGTGAGGACATCACGCCGTCGGGTCTTCTCGACATTTCGCCGCTGCCGCTCGTGTGCCGCTGGCCGGAGACCGGAGAGATCAAAGGATTTGCCGTCTTCTGCCACGGGCTGAGCGCCTGCGGGCTCGACTATGCCGAACTTTGCAGCCACTGGGCCGCGAACGGCTACCTCGTCATCATCCCGACCTTTCGCGACTGGGTCGACGCAGTCGCCAGAGCAGAACCCGGACTCGGCTATGAACCGGGCGGTAACGGTCTTGCATGGGCGACGCATCCGAAAATGCGGGCACGGCTGTTCGAGATATTGCACACGCCCGAGTACTGGCTGGCGCGGCTGGCGATCGTGCGCCACGTCATGGACAATCTCGAAACGGTTTTCGAGCAGACCTGCGGGCCGCAGCCGAAATCGATCAAAGGTGCAATCACCGGCCACTCTTTCGGCGCCTACACGTCGCAGCTTTTCGCCGGTTGCGAGATCGACCTTCCGGGCGAGGGGGCTGCCAATTTCAGGGACGACCGGTTCGCTGCGGCTATCCTGCTCAGCGCCCAGGGTCGCGACCAGCAGGGCCTGCGCGAGGGCTCGTGGGACGGGATCACCGGACCGATGCTGAACGTCACCGGCACGCGCGACGGCGGCGCCAAGGGGCAGGACTGGCACTGGAAGGTGGAGCCCTACGAGTTCGCGCCGCCGGGCGACAAATATCTCGCGTTGCTGACCGACGCCGACCATTATCTCGGCGGCATAGCCGTCCCCGAGCAGGTGCAGGTGCCAGGCCAGAAGGACGCGGTGTTCCAGGTGACGTTGGCTTTTCTCGACGACTATCTGGCCGGCGATGCGGCGGCCCGGAACTGGCTTTCCTCCATCGATAACAGGGTCGGCGACTGCCAGCTGGTTTTCAAGCGCAAGTAGCCGGAGAAGTTCCGGGGTTATGACGATCATGCCGGAAGTCTGCTCGCATTTAGCCTCGGGGCCGCTAGCGGCCTGTCCGCTCTCGAGCTGAAAGGTGGAGCGACAGTCACGCGCGAGCAGCTTCGATTCCGCAGCGTGATGCCCCCGCTAACCTAGACCCAACATTACGCTGGATTTATCGCGCAACCGAATGCAGAAAGCACTCGGGCTAATATTTGGGGGCTGGCGGCGTCTGATCGTCGTGCGGTTTGTTGATGTCAGAGCGCACAAAGCAGAGTCTGATCGCAACGATTTACGCAGCGACGCTGTCGCCAGAAGGGTTCAACGATCTGGTCGCTGACCTGGCGGACCAGTTGAGTTCTATAGTGGAACGAACCAAGGGGGTCGGCGAGACCGGCCATAGGCTCCCCGACAGCCTAGAGCGCTTTTTCGACCGAGACGCGCTGGCCGATCTTGAACAGCACATCCGAACTGCAAACGTGATCCAGCAGCGGATCGGACATTTCGACAATAACGCCGAGAAAGTCCAGTTCA contains:
- a CDS encoding oligopeptide/dipeptide ABC transporter ATP-binding protein; protein product: MIGKPLLEIKDLSVTYWGRSLLGFGGKPFVAVKDANLSIRAGETLGLVGESGSGKSSIANTVLGLVPASSGSMRFGDHDLVAMKTRYPSEVRNQIQAVFQDPYSSLNPSMTVEEIVTEPLRVHTGMSKARRRERAVELLKLVSLSEEHLSRHPHQFSGGQRQRIAIASALALQPKLIVLDEPVSALDVSTQNQIINLLYERRDALGIAYLLIAHDLALVHHISDRIAVMYLGHIVEEGPSDRVYKNPAHPYTRALLEAVPLLDPERQRARRASRKLQPAQDMQRIADVGCPYKNRCPFVMPRCQTEMPPAYPVDGGGVANCFLLAPEVEQSAKHTREPERIAS
- a CDS encoding alpha/beta hydrolase family protein: MTGPPRYPASPRPAAVKLREDITPSGLLDISPLPLVCRWPETGEIKGFAVFCHGLSACGLDYAELCSHWAANGYLVIIPTFRDWVDAVARAEPGLGYEPGGNGLAWATHPKMRARLFEILHTPEYWLARLAIVRHVMDNLETVFEQTCGPQPKSIKGAITGHSFGAYTSQLFAGCEIDLPGEGAANFRDDRFAAAILLSAQGRDQQGLREGSWDGITGPMLNVTGTRDGGAKGQDWHWKVEPYEFAPPGDKYLALLTDADHYLGGIAVPEQVQVPGQKDAVFQVTLAFLDDYLAGDAAARNWLSSIDNRVGDCQLVFKRK